The proteins below come from a single Bacteroidota bacterium genomic window:
- a CDS encoding undecaprenyl-diphosphate phosphatase, translating to MDLIQAIILGIIEGLTEFLPVSSTGHMILAGSLMEIKDKDFENTFEIGIQIGAILSVLVIYYKRFFVSIDIYLKLFIAFIPTAIIGLLAYKFIKAYLFNSIVVSIALIAGGILLVLLDKWSDKEESLYTDTDAVSYKGAVQIGFFQCLAMIPGVSRSAATIFGGVSAGFNRKQAAEFSFLLAIPTMFAATGYDLFKTGFQMTSHQWNLMFVGAAVAFVCAIIAVKAFVALLTKYGFKHFGYYRIVIGIVFLVFAIYTGIKL from the coding sequence ATGGATTTAATTCAAGCCATTATTCTTGGCATCATAGAAGGATTAACTGAATTCTTACCCGTATCCTCAACAGGTCACATGATTCTGGCAGGATCATTAATGGAAATAAAGGATAAAGACTTTGAAAACACATTTGAAATAGGCATACAAATTGGCGCAATCCTGTCTGTATTAGTAATTTATTACAAACGATTTTTCGTTAGCATTGATATTTATTTAAAATTGTTTATTGCTTTTATTCCTACTGCAATCATTGGTTTATTGGCTTATAAATTCATAAAAGCATACTTGTTTAATTCCATCGTTGTTAGCATTGCTCTTATTGCGGGGGGGATTTTGCTTGTTTTACTGGACAAATGGTCTGATAAGGAAGAATCCTTATATACCGATACTGATGCAGTTTCTTATAAGGGTGCAGTTCAAATTGGCTTTTTTCAATGCCTTGCTATGATTCCTGGTGTTTCCAGGTCTGCTGCAACAATTTTTGGTGGCGTTTCTGCTGGTTTTAATCGTAAACAGGCTGCAGAATTTTCATTTCTACTTGCAATACCAACCATGTTTGCAGCAACAGGATATGATTTGTTTAAAACGGGTTTTCAAATGACTTCACATCAATGGAATTTAATGTTTGTAGGAGCTGCGGTTGCTTTTGTGTGTGCTATTATTGCCGTAAAAGCATTTGTTGCCTTACTTACAAAATATGGCTTTAAGCATTTTGGCTATTACAGGATTGTAATTGGTATTGTTTTCCTGGTTTTTGCAATTTATACTGGAATAAAACTTTAA